The Bubalus bubalis isolate 160015118507 breed Murrah chromosome 1, NDDB_SH_1, whole genome shotgun sequence genome includes a region encoding these proteins:
- the LOC102393574 gene encoding C1GALT1-specific chaperone 1-like: MLSESSLFLKGVLLGSILCVLMTMLGHIKIDYGKRMHRHERHHLQAPTKEDILKISEDERTELSKSFRVYCIILVKPKDVRLWAAVKETWAKHCDKAEFFSSENVKVFESVNMETNDMWLMMRKAYKYAFDKYRDQYNWFFLAHPTMFAIIENLKYFLLKKNSSQPFYLGHTAKSGDLEYVSVGGGIVLSIESIKRLNSLLSIPEKCPVKGRMVREVSEDKQLAVCLKYAGVFAENAEDSKGKDVFNTKSVGIFIKEAMTNHPNQVVEGCCSDMAITFNGLTCNQMYVMMYGVYHLRAFGHVFNDVLVFLPMNGSDND, from the coding sequence ATGCTTTCAGAAAGCAGTTTGTTTTTGAAGGGTGTACTGCTCGGAAGCATTTTATGTGTCTTGATGACTATGCTAGGACATATTAAGATTGATTATGGAAAGAGAATGCACCGCCATGAGCGTCACCACCTACAAGCTCCTACTAAAGAAGATATCTTGAAAATTTCAGAGGATGAACGCACGGAACTCAGTAAAAGCTTTCGGGTATACTGTATCATCCTTGTAAAACCAAAGGATGTGCGTCTCTGGGCGGCCGTGAAGGAGACGTGGGCCAAACATTGTGACAAAGCAGAGTTCTTCAGTTCTGAAAATGTTAAAGTGTTTGAGTCAGTTAACATGGAAACTAATGACATGTGGTTAATGATGAGAAAAGCTTACAAATATGCCTTTGATAAATATAGAGACCAATACAACTGGTTCTTCCTTGCACACCCCACTATGTTTGCTATTATTGAAAACTTAAAGTACTTTCTGCTAAAAAAGAATTCTTCACAACCTTTCTATCTAGGCCACACTGCAAAATCTGGAGATCTTGAATATGTGAGTGTGGGAGGAGGAATTGTCTTAAGTATAGAATCAATTAAAAGACTTAACAGCCTTCTCAGTATTCCTGAAAAGTGTCCTGTAAAGGGAAGGATGGTTAGAGAGGTATCTGAAGATAAGCAGCTTGCAGTCTGCCTGAAATATGCTGGAGTGTTTGCAGAAAATGCAGAAGATTCTAAAGGAAAAGATGTGTTTAATACCAAATCTGTTGGGATTTTTATTAAAGAGGCAATGACTAATCATCCCAACCAGGTGGTGGAAGGATGTTGTTCAGATATGGCTATTACTTTTAATGGGCTGACATGTAATCAGATGTATGTGATGATGTATGGGGTATATCATCTAAGAGCATTTGGGCATGTTTTCAATGATGTGTTGGTTTTCCTACCTATGAATGGTTCTGACAATGACTGA